In Rahnella variigena, one DNA window encodes the following:
- a CDS encoding ABC transporter ATP-binding protein, giving the protein MTDPAEPVTPLLHISDLRVQFSGSPATVLDGISLQLEAGKTLALVGESGCGKSVTSLALMGLLPASANVLQGDIRLNDTSLLGLSERQYADLRGQELAMIFQEPMTSLNPALTLGDQLAEAVMRHQGADKKQARMQALEILKKVQIPAPELRMDAYPHQLSGGMRQRVMIAMALINRPQLLIADEPTTALDVTIQAQILALLNRIQQETGSALLLITHDLGVVAEVADSVAVMYAGQIVEQGLVADIFNNPQHPYTIGLMGSMPSLASRQGALSTIPGAVPLPKDMPKGCRFSTRCPFADARCHQERPALHPLHQSSHHVACFYAPLENFFALSAEGACA; this is encoded by the coding sequence ATGACTGACCCGGCCGAACCCGTCACGCCGCTTTTACATATCAGCGACCTGCGGGTGCAGTTTTCCGGCTCCCCCGCGACCGTGCTCGACGGCATTTCCTTGCAGCTGGAAGCCGGAAAAACGCTGGCGCTGGTCGGGGAATCCGGTTGCGGCAAAAGCGTGACATCGCTGGCGCTGATGGGGCTGTTACCTGCCAGCGCCAATGTGTTGCAGGGCGATATCCGCCTGAATGACACCTCGCTGCTCGGACTTTCTGAACGCCAGTACGCAGACCTGCGCGGTCAGGAGCTGGCGATGATTTTTCAGGAACCGATGACCTCACTCAATCCGGCGCTGACACTCGGCGATCAGCTGGCTGAAGCCGTAATGCGCCATCAGGGTGCGGATAAAAAACAGGCACGAATGCAGGCGCTGGAAATCCTGAAAAAGGTGCAAATTCCTGCGCCGGAATTGCGGATGGACGCTTATCCGCATCAGCTTTCCGGCGGTATGCGCCAGCGGGTGATGATTGCGATGGCGCTGATCAACCGTCCGCAATTGCTGATTGCCGACGAACCGACTACCGCGCTGGACGTCACCATTCAGGCGCAGATCCTCGCCCTGCTCAACCGCATTCAGCAGGAAACCGGCAGCGCATTGTTGCTGATCACCCATGACCTCGGCGTGGTGGCGGAAGTCGCTGACAGCGTGGCGGTGATGTATGCCGGACAAATCGTCGAACAGGGTCTGGTGGCCGATATTTTCAATAATCCGCAGCATCCGTACACCATCGGGCTGATGGGGTCGATGCCGTCGCTGGCCTCGCGTCAGGGCGCACTTTCCACCATTCCCGGTGCCGTACCGCTGCCGAAAGACATGCCGAAAGGCTGCCGGTTTTCGACGCGCTGTCCGTTTGCCGATGCGCGCTGCCATCAGGAACGTCCGGCGTTGCATCCGCTGCATCAGTCTTCGCACCACGTCGCCTGTTTTTATGCGCCGCTGGAAAATTTTTTTGCCCTGTCCGCTGAAGGAGCCTGCGCATGA
- a CDS encoding ABC transporter ATP-binding protein — protein sequence MSLAPRPILEAAGLTKVFKGPSTLFTKPKIVQAVDRISLRVWHGETLAIVGESGSGKSTLGRLLLQLLSATDGDVFYEGENLKQFSAEQMKKLRRDLQIIFQDPFASLNPRMTVEEIVGEPLWLHNIVSGKADRQAKVRELLTTVGLPAAFSNRYPHEFSGGQRQRIGIARALASSPKLLLGDEPVSALDVSVQAQVVNLLENLKQQFGLTMIVVAHGLAVIRHMSDRVAVMYLGQIVELASTDDIFDQPLHPYTQALIASAPQLAPGVKRPVPLLQGDMPNPANMPTGCRFHTRCAYATDECRLVEPQLETVSDNRMVACHRWSELQRDRTSVLVPPPSAAFTLRRALFEQASQNRLSLSTPTSTLGTRP from the coding sequence ATGAGTCTCGCACCCCGCCCCATTCTGGAAGCCGCCGGGCTGACCAAAGTCTTCAAAGGCCCTTCAACGCTGTTCACGAAACCCAAAATCGTGCAGGCGGTGGATCGCATTTCGCTGCGCGTCTGGCATGGCGAAACGCTGGCGATTGTCGGCGAATCCGGCTCGGGAAAATCGACCCTTGGACGTCTTTTATTGCAATTGCTCAGCGCCACCGACGGCGACGTGTTTTATGAAGGCGAAAACCTCAAACAGTTTTCTGCTGAGCAGATGAAAAAGCTGCGCCGCGACCTGCAAATCATTTTTCAGGATCCGTTTGCCTCGCTCAACCCGCGCATGACGGTAGAAGAAATCGTTGGCGAACCCCTGTGGTTGCACAACATCGTCAGCGGCAAAGCGGACAGGCAGGCCAAAGTGCGCGAACTGCTGACTACCGTCGGCCTGCCCGCCGCATTCAGTAACCGTTATCCGCATGAGTTTTCCGGCGGTCAGCGCCAGCGTATCGGCATTGCGCGTGCACTGGCGTCATCGCCAAAACTGCTGCTGGGTGATGAGCCGGTGTCGGCGCTGGATGTGTCGGTACAGGCGCAGGTAGTCAATTTGCTGGAAAATCTTAAACAGCAGTTTGGCCTGACGATGATCGTCGTCGCGCACGGTCTGGCGGTGATCCGCCACATGAGCGACCGCGTGGCGGTGATGTACCTCGGGCAAATCGTCGAACTCGCCAGCACCGATGACATTTTTGACCAGCCGCTGCATCCGTATACCCAGGCGCTGATCGCTTCCGCGCCACAGCTCGCACCGGGGGTGAAACGTCCGGTGCCGCTGCTGCAGGGCGATATGCCCAATCCGGCCAATATGCCGACCGGCTGCCGTTTCCATACCCGCTGCGCCTACGCCACCGACGAATGTCGTCTGGTGGAGCCGCAACTTGAAACCGTCAGTGACAACCGCATGGTGGCCTGCCACCGCTGGAGCGAACTGCAACGGGATCGCACTTCGGTGCTGGTTCCGCCGCCGTCCGCCGCTTTCACCTTACGGCGTGCGCTGTTTGAACAAGCGAGCCAGAACCGGCTTTCACTTTCCACTCCGACATCAACTCTGGGAACCCGACCATGA